A single region of the Rhizobium sp. NLR16a genome encodes:
- the folE gene encoding GTP cyclohydrolase I FolE, with the protein MDAIVKNFPQPNRDSDRPSQQEAEEAVRVLLRWAGDDPTREGLIETPARVAKAYRELFAGYDMAPEDVLGRTFEEVAGYDDMVLVKDIPFYSHCEHHMVPIIGKAHVAYMPDGRVLGLSKIARVVEIYGRRLQTQETMTAQIARAIDDTLNPRGVAVLIEAEHMCMAMRGVQKQGSTTLTTTFTGTFKTEPADQARFMSMVRSR; encoded by the coding sequence ATGGACGCCATCGTAAAGAACTTTCCGCAGCCGAACCGCGACTCGGACCGCCCTTCCCAGCAGGAGGCCGAGGAAGCCGTTCGCGTTCTGTTGCGCTGGGCCGGTGACGATCCGACGCGCGAAGGCCTCATCGAGACGCCAGCCCGTGTCGCCAAAGCGTACCGCGAGCTTTTTGCCGGTTACGACATGGCGCCGGAGGATGTGCTTGGCCGAACCTTCGAGGAAGTCGCCGGTTACGACGACATGGTCCTTGTCAAGGACATTCCGTTCTACTCGCATTGCGAACACCATATGGTGCCGATCATCGGCAAGGCCCACGTCGCCTACATGCCTGATGGCCGCGTCCTCGGCCTGTCGAAGATTGCTCGTGTCGTCGAGATTTATGGCCGGCGCCTGCAGACCCAGGAAACGATGACGGCCCAGATTGCCCGGGCCATCGACGATACGCTCAATCCGCGGGGTGTTGCCGTACTGATCGAGGCCGAACATATGTGCATGGCGATGCGTGGCGTTCAGAAGCAGGGTTCGACCACCTTGACCACGACGTTTACCGGAACGTTCAAGACCGAACCGGCCGATCAGGCCCGTTTCATGAGCATGGTGCGGAGCCGCTGA
- a CDS encoding GNAT family N-acetyltransferase, whose protein sequence is MSVTIAQEPPRQDGVIHLLDLSDAYAASLYPAESNHLVDLSLLEKPSVSFFVARNEGAIVGCCALVEAGDGTAEIKRMFVDPQARGLRIASGLMNALEAIAREKRLTAVRLETGIYQPEAIALYRKYGYREIEAFGTYLPDPLSLFMEKRLG, encoded by the coding sequence ATGTCCGTCACCATCGCCCAGGAGCCGCCGCGCCAGGACGGCGTCATCCACCTTCTCGATCTCTCCGACGCCTATGCAGCGTCGCTCTATCCCGCGGAGAGCAACCACCTGGTCGACCTCTCCTTGCTGGAGAAACCTTCGGTAAGCTTCTTCGTCGCCCGCAATGAGGGGGCGATCGTCGGGTGCTGCGCGCTGGTCGAGGCCGGCGACGGCACGGCGGAGATCAAGCGCATGTTCGTTGACCCGCAGGCGAGGGGATTGAGGATTGCGAGCGGATTGATGAATGCGCTGGAGGCGATCGCGAGGGAAAAGCGGCTGACGGCAGTCCGGCTCGAGACCGGCATCTATCAGCCGGAGGCGATCGCCCTCTATCGCAAATACGGATATCGGGAGATCGAGGCTTTCGGCACCTATCTACCGGATCCGCTCAGCCTGTTCATGGAAAAGCGGCTGGGATAG
- a CDS encoding patatin-like phospholipase family protein, with translation MLNWSLHRQSAEGEGSGSGMSTILETIPAPAPVNKIKIALALGGGAARGWAHIGVLRALDEAKIEIGMIAGTSIGALVGGCYLAGKLDELESFARSLTMRRIASLLDLTIGGSGLFGGMRLTKRMQEHLEGLNVEDLDRPFVAVAAEVNTGHEVWIANGSLITALRASYALPGIFEPVRSNHRTLVDGALVNPVPVSVCRAYEQPLVVAVNLNYDLYGRSAVVRHNASLSQQELQKQEEAPYARLGMTGVMVQAFNIIQDRIARARLAGDPPDISLQPRLSYIGLSEFHRAGEAIERGYEEARARLPEIKRMQEVYASPP, from the coding sequence ATGCTGAATTGGAGTCTGCACCGTCAAAGCGCTGAAGGCGAAGGCTCCGGTTCCGGCATGTCGACGATACTCGAGACGATCCCTGCGCCCGCGCCTGTCAACAAAATCAAGATCGCACTCGCGCTTGGCGGCGGCGCCGCCCGCGGCTGGGCCCATATCGGCGTGTTGCGCGCCCTCGACGAAGCGAAAATCGAAATCGGCATGATCGCCGGGACATCGATCGGCGCGCTGGTCGGCGGCTGTTATCTCGCCGGCAAGCTCGATGAACTCGAAAGCTTCGCGCGCTCGCTGACCATGCGCCGCATCGCCAGTCTGCTCGATCTGACGATCGGCGGCAGCGGCCTGTTCGGCGGCATGCGGCTGACCAAGCGTATGCAGGAGCATCTCGAGGGCCTGAACGTCGAGGATCTGGACCGGCCGTTCGTCGCGGTCGCCGCCGAGGTCAATACCGGCCACGAGGTCTGGATCGCCAATGGTTCGCTGATCACGGCGCTGCGTGCCTCCTATGCGCTGCCCGGTATCTTCGAGCCGGTCCGCAGCAATCACCGCACTCTGGTCGACGGCGCGCTCGTCAATCCGGTTCCCGTCTCTGTCTGCCGCGCCTATGAGCAGCCGCTGGTGGTCGCCGTCAATCTCAACTACGATCTCTACGGCCGCTCGGCGGTCGTCCGGCACAATGCCAGCCTCTCGCAGCAGGAATTGCAGAAACAGGAAGAGGCGCCCTATGCCCGCCTCGGCATGACCGGAGTCATGGTGCAGGCTTTCAACATCATCCAGGACAGGATTGCCCGCGCCCGCCTTGCCGGCGATCCGCCCGATATTTCACTGCAGCCACGCCTGAGCTATATCGGCCTTTCGGAATTCCACCGCGCAGGCGAGGCGATCGAACGCGGCTATGAGGAAGCGAGAGCCAGGCTTCCCGAGATCAAGCGCATGCAGGAAGTCTACGCCAGCCCTCCGTGA
- a CDS encoding AI-2E family transporter gives MGVFNRQKTNHEPRWLGSSAPTRTPLIPSISAARWLLVLVAAAGVYFFYGFLVPVLAALVIGFASWPLYRKLLARVGGNTTVAATIAIIMIVTFLVIPIVLAITYTTGEVRNWVAWAIHANRAGAPTPDWIVALPWAGAYLDEIWTKYIGSPGALGEVIQAVSGANIGNIYRAVLAAGGGAFHLLLTLLFMLIALFFVYRDGFSFSKQIDMLGERILPNRWERISRVVPATISSTVMGMTLIAIGEGIVLGVAYWIAGVPSPVTLGVLTGVMALIPGGAPLSFTLVSIYLLASGSHVAGVGLFVWGTVELFIVDKTLRPKLVGGPIKLPFLPTFFGLVGGVKTMGFLGLFIGPVLMALIVAIWREWIHEARNAESNETIPPIVIDEQAPPAKPVPRVAEG, from the coding sequence GTGGGTGTGTTCAACCGTCAGAAAACCAATCATGAGCCGCGATGGCTGGGGTCATCGGCGCCGACACGCACACCGCTGATTCCCTCCATTTCGGCGGCGCGCTGGCTGCTGGTGCTGGTCGCCGCCGCCGGCGTGTATTTCTTCTACGGCTTCCTCGTGCCGGTGCTTGCAGCCCTGGTCATCGGCTTCGCCAGCTGGCCGCTCTATCGCAAGCTGCTTGCCCGGGTCGGCGGCAATACCACGGTCGCGGCGACCATCGCCATCATCATGATCGTCACTTTCCTGGTCATCCCGATCGTGCTTGCGATCACCTATACGACAGGCGAAGTGCGCAATTGGGTCGCCTGGGCGATCCACGCCAACCGCGCCGGCGCCCCGACGCCGGACTGGATCGTCGCACTGCCTTGGGCAGGCGCCTATCTCGATGAGATCTGGACAAAATATATCGGCAGTCCCGGCGCCTTGGGTGAGGTCATCCAGGCGGTTAGCGGCGCCAATATCGGCAACATCTATCGCGCCGTGCTGGCAGCCGGCGGCGGCGCTTTCCATCTTCTCCTGACGCTGCTCTTCATGCTGATCGCGCTGTTCTTCGTCTATCGCGACGGCTTCTCCTTCTCCAAGCAGATCGACATGCTGGGCGAGCGCATCCTGCCGAACCGCTGGGAACGCATTTCCCGCGTCGTTCCGGCAACGATCAGCTCCACCGTCATGGGCATGACGCTGATTGCAATCGGCGAAGGCATCGTGCTTGGTGTGGCTTATTGGATCGCCGGCGTGCCGTCTCCGGTAACGCTCGGCGTGCTCACGGGGGTGATGGCCCTGATACCCGGCGGTGCGCCGCTCTCCTTCACGCTGGTTTCCATCTATCTCCTGGCAAGCGGCTCGCATGTCGCCGGCGTCGGCCTGTTCGTCTGGGGCACTGTCGAGCTTTTCATCGTCGACAAGACGCTGCGGCCGAAGCTCGTGGGCGGCCCGATCAAGCTGCCCTTCCTGCCGACCTTTTTCGGCCTTGTCGGCGGCGTCAAGACGATGGGCTTTCTCGGCCTGTTCATCGGCCCGGTGCTAATGGCGCTGATCGTCGCCATCTGGCGCGAATGGATCCACGAGGCCCGCAACGCCGAGAGCAACGAGACGATACCGCCGATCGTCATCGACGAGCAGGCACCGCCGGCGAAGCCGGTCCCGCGCGTCGCCGAAGGCTGA
- a CDS encoding flavin reductase family protein, producing the protein MFYATDSNRHGLAHDPFKAIVSPRPIGWIGSKGRDGSVNLAPYSFFNAVADRPKLVMFSSAGRKDSQRNAAETGAFTCNFVSRDLAEKMNRSSAALPYGNSEFDFAGLTPRQSELIDAPYVGEAYAVLECRVTEIIEPKTLSGAPSENILVFGEVVGVHIDEAIVRDGRLDMSIARPVARMGYMDYSEGSDVFEMFRPQMPKV; encoded by the coding sequence ATGTTCTACGCCACCGACAGCAATCGACACGGGCTCGCACATGATCCCTTCAAGGCGATCGTATCGCCGCGGCCGATCGGCTGGATCGGCAGCAAGGGCAGGGATGGCTCGGTCAATCTTGCTCCCTATTCCTTTTTCAACGCCGTTGCCGACCGGCCGAAACTGGTGATGTTTTCCTCCGCCGGTCGCAAGGACAGCCAGCGCAATGCGGCGGAGACCGGCGCCTTCACCTGCAATTTCGTCAGCCGCGATCTCGCCGAAAAGATGAATCGCTCCTCGGCGGCGCTGCCTTACGGCAACAGCGAATTCGATTTCGCCGGGCTGACGCCGAGACAGTCCGAACTGATCGACGCGCCCTATGTCGGTGAGGCATATGCCGTGCTCGAATGCAGGGTCACCGAGATCATCGAGCCGAAGACATTATCGGGTGCGCCGTCCGAAAACATTCTCGTCTTCGGCGAGGTGGTCGGCGTCCATATCGACGAGGCGATCGTCAGGGACGGCCGCCTCGACATGTCGATCGCCCGGCCCGTCGCGCGCATGGGCTACATGGACTACAGCGAAGGCAGCGATGTTTTCGAGATGTTCCGGCCGCAGATGCCAAAGGTCTGA
- a CDS encoding DUF2336 domain-containing protein — protein MLRHRVIVEAFLRWIETAKTGDRARAANALGRAYLQSEMSGEERAAAEMAMTFLLDDPSPRVRLALAEAIAWSPDAPRSLILSLAADQPEVACHAVTCSPLLSDADLVDLAARGSGATRMLIAARAYVTRPVSAALAEVGDEDELLCLLENDGAAISGQSLKRIAERLGDCCDIRNLLLDRSDLPADARQLLTQHVSNALVGLPLAQAAIGLQRLQRISREATEAAIVSIAGDVAPREIPDLVEHLRLNGRLTPSLLMHALCAGKLDFFAAAIVDLTACSERRVRSILATGRMHAVRALYESVGLPRDISVIFVEATLLWREAARKAPGSVLGTVGGRLLEKFRHHHGAHGAAGELLDMVEKLHVAEQRQSARVYAALAAA, from the coding sequence GTGCTGAGGCATCGCGTGATCGTAGAAGCTTTCCTTCGTTGGATAGAAACTGCCAAGACCGGCGACCGGGCCAGGGCCGCGAATGCGCTCGGTCGAGCCTATCTGCAATCCGAGATGAGCGGCGAGGAGCGGGCGGCAGCCGAGATGGCGATGACCTTTCTTCTCGATGACCCGTCGCCGCGTGTGCGGCTTGCGCTGGCCGAGGCGATCGCCTGGTCGCCCGACGCGCCGCGCAGCCTGATCCTTTCGCTTGCCGCGGACCAGCCCGAGGTTGCCTGCCACGCCGTCACCTGTTCGCCGCTTCTCAGCGACGCCGATCTCGTCGACCTCGCCGCACGCGGCAGCGGCGCCACCCGCATGCTGATTGCGGCCAGGGCCTATGTCACGCGCCCGGTCTCGGCTGCACTCGCGGAGGTCGGCGATGAAGACGAATTGCTCTGCCTGCTCGAAAACGACGGCGCGGCCATCTCCGGCCAGTCGTTGAAGCGCATCGCCGAGCGGCTTGGCGATTGTTGTGATATCCGCAACCTGCTGCTCGACCGCAGCGATCTTCCGGCCGATGCCCGCCAGCTGCTTACCCAGCATGTCAGCAATGCGCTGGTCGGCCTGCCGCTGGCGCAGGCGGCGATCGGCCTGCAGCGGCTCCAGCGCATCAGCCGCGAGGCGACCGAGGCAGCCATCGTTTCGATCGCCGGGGATGTTGCGCCGCGGGAGATACCGGATCTCGTCGAGCATCTGCGCCTCAACGGCCGGCTGACGCCGTCCTTGCTGATGCATGCGCTCTGCGCTGGTAAGCTGGACTTTTTCGCTGCTGCGATCGTCGATCTGACGGCGTGCAGCGAGCGAAGGGTGCGCTCGATCCTGGCAACCGGGCGCATGCATGCCGTGCGCGCCCTCTACGAATCCGTCGGCCTGCCGAGGGATATCAGCGTGATCTTCGTCGAGGCGACGCTTCTGTGGCGCGAGGCCGCTCGAAAAGCCCCGGGCAGCGTGCTGGGCACCGTCGGCGGCCGTCTTCTCGAAAAATTCCGCCATCACCATGGCGCACACGGCGCGGCCGGAGAACTGCTCGACATGGTGGAAAAGCTTCACGTCGCCGAACAGCGACAATCGGCCCGTGTCTATGCGGCGCTTGCGGCGGCCTAG
- a CDS encoding nitroreductase, whose amino-acid sequence MKSDIKLIDYLAVRRSIPAFQMCEPGPEKAEIEEILRLASRVPDHGKIAPWRFIVYRGDERARLGEELLKLALETKPELSEEMIQVERTRFTRAPVVVAVVSKAGPHIKIPEWEQLMSAGALCLNVILAANASGYVANWLTEWFAYDQRAYPLLGLESGEKVAGFIHIGSTTFPAIERPRPELADTVTWVGGAD is encoded by the coding sequence ATGAAATCCGATATCAAGCTGATCGATTACCTAGCCGTGCGTCGTTCGATCCCCGCTTTCCAGATGTGCGAACCCGGCCCCGAAAAAGCCGAGATCGAAGAGATCCTGCGGCTTGCTTCGCGTGTTCCCGACCACGGCAAGATCGCCCCTTGGCGCTTCATCGTCTATCGCGGAGATGAGCGTGCGCGCCTCGGCGAGGAGCTTCTCAAACTGGCGCTCGAGACCAAGCCGGAGCTTTCCGAAGAGATGATCCAGGTCGAGCGCACCCGCTTCACCCGAGCGCCGGTCGTCGTCGCCGTCGTCAGCAAGGCGGGGCCGCATATCAAGATCCCGGAATGGGAGCAGCTGATGTCGGCGGGCGCACTCTGCCTCAATGTCATTCTCGCCGCCAATGCCAGCGGCTACGTCGCCAACTGGCTGACGGAATGGTTCGCCTATGACCAGCGCGCCTATCCGCTGCTCGGCCTCGAGTCCGGCGAAAAGGTGGCTGGCTTCATCCATATCGGCTCAACGACATTTCCGGCGATCGAACGGCCGCGGCCGGAGCTTGCCGATACCGTGACCTGGGTCGGCGGAGCGGACTGA
- the yidD gene encoding membrane protein insertion efficiency factor YidD codes for MCEFCVRQADDEDDGGAAGSRRPIEKSARCSRNYSGPFRKTPDRLLGMGLIRLYQLTLSGFVGNSCRHIPTCSEYGYESIARHGLWAGGWITLFRVGRCGPGGTSGLDPVPETLGNDFRWWTPWRYLALGRKNG; via the coding sequence ATGTGCGAGTTCTGCGTCCGGCAGGCTGACGATGAGGACGATGGCGGCGCGGCCGGATCGAGACGGCCGATCGAAAAATCCGCACGCTGCTCCCGCAATTATAGCGGGCCGTTCCGCAAGACCCCGGACCGCCTGCTCGGCATGGGGCTTATCCGTCTCTATCAGCTGACGCTTTCCGGCTTTGTCGGCAACTCCTGCCGCCATATCCCGACCTGTTCGGAATATGGTTACGAGTCGATCGCCCGTCACGGATTATGGGCTGGCGGCTGGATCACGCTGTTTCGCGTCGGCCGCTGCGGTCCGGGCGGCACCAGCGGCCTCGACCCGGTGCCTGAGACACTCGGCAACGATTTTCGCTGGTGGACCCCATGGCGCTATCTCGCCCTTGGACGCAAGAATGGGTGA
- the hisI gene encoding phosphoribosyl-AMP cyclohydrolase, with product MSQLIFNQPSEDKSALEDAGDFTPRFDDRGLITAIVTDAGDGELLMVAHMNAQALALTIQTGTAHYFSRSRGKIWKKGETSGNLQTVKEIRTDCDQDAIWLKVEVAGHDATCHTGRRSCFYRTVTLRDGKPMLDIVDDERHFDPHEVYGK from the coding sequence ATGAGTCAACTGATCTTCAATCAACCATCCGAGGACAAGTCGGCGTTGGAAGACGCCGGCGATTTCACGCCGCGTTTCGACGACCGCGGCCTGATCACCGCGATCGTCACCGACGCCGGCGATGGCGAACTGCTGATGGTGGCGCATATGAACGCCCAGGCCCTGGCGCTGACCATCCAGACGGGCACGGCCCATTATTTCAGCCGGTCGCGTGGCAAGATCTGGAAAAAGGGCGAGACCTCGGGCAATCTTCAGACGGTGAAGGAAATTCGAACCGATTGCGACCAGGACGCCATCTGGTTGAAGGTCGAGGTCGCCGGCCATGACGCCACCTGTCACACCGGCCGCCGTTCCTGCTTCTATCGGACGGTGACGCTGCGCGACGGAAAGCCGATGCTCGACATTGTCGACGACGAGCGTCATTTCGATCCGCACGAGGTCTACGGAAAATAG
- the thrS gene encoding threonine--tRNA ligase, which yields MSQSVSLTFPDGSMRSFPAGATGRDVAESISKSLAKSAVAIAIDGGVRDLSDAVTDGKIEIITRKDPRALELIRHDAAHVMAEAVQELWPGTQVTIGPVIENGFYYDFAKNEPFTPDDLPKIEKKMKEIIARNAPFTKQIWSREKAKEVFAAKGEQYKVELVDAIPEGQDLKIYNQGEWFDLCRGPHMASTGQVGTAFKLMKVAGAYWRGDSNNAMLSRIYGTAWADQADLDNYLHMLAEAEKRDHRKLGREMDLFHFQEEGPGVVFWHGKGWRIFQTLVAYMRRRLAVDYEEVNAPQVLDTSLWETSGHWGWYQENMFAVKSAHAMTHPEDKEADNRVFALKPMNCPGHVQIFKHGLKSYRELPIRLAEFGLVHRYEPSGALHGLMRVRGFTQDDAHIFCTDEQMAAECLKINDLILSVYEDFGFKEIVVKLSTRPEKRVGSDALWDRAEAVMTDVLKTIEAQSEGRIKTGILPGEGAFYGPKFEYTLKDAIGREWQCGTTQVDFNLPERFGAFYIDSNSEKTQPVMIHRAICGSMERFLGILIENFAGHMPLWVSPLQVVVATITSEADAYGLEVAEALRDAGLNVETDFRNEKINYKIREHSVTKVPVIIVCGRKEAEERTVNIRRLGSQDQVSMELDAAVESLMLEATPPDVRRKAEAKKVKAA from the coding sequence ATGTCCCAATCCGTTTCCCTAACATTCCCCGATGGTTCCATGCGCAGCTTCCCGGCTGGCGCCACCGGCCGGGATGTCGCCGAATCCATTTCCAAGTCGCTCGCCAAGAGCGCCGTCGCCATTGCGATCGACGGCGGCGTGCGCGACCTTTCCGATGCCGTTACCGACGGCAAGATCGAGATCATTACCCGCAAGGACCCGCGCGCGCTGGAACTCATCCGCCATGACGCCGCGCACGTGATGGCCGAAGCCGTGCAGGAGCTTTGGCCCGGCACGCAGGTAACGATCGGTCCCGTCATCGAGAACGGCTTCTATTACGACTTTGCCAAGAACGAACCCTTCACGCCCGACGATCTGCCGAAGATCGAAAAGAAGATGAAGGAAATCATCGCCCGCAACGCGCCGTTCACCAAGCAGATCTGGTCGCGTGAAAAGGCCAAGGAAGTCTTCGCCGCCAAGGGCGAACAGTACAAGGTCGAGCTCGTCGATGCGATCCCGGAAGGGCAGGATCTGAAGATCTACAACCAGGGCGAATGGTTCGACCTTTGCCGCGGCCCGCATATGGCCTCCACCGGCCAGGTCGGCACCGCCTTCAAGCTGATGAAGGTCGCCGGCGCCTACTGGCGCGGCGACAGCAACAACGCCATGCTGTCTCGCATCTACGGCACGGCATGGGCAGACCAGGCCGATCTCGACAACTACCTGCATATGCTGGCCGAAGCCGAGAAGCGCGACCATCGCAAGCTCGGCCGCGAGATGGACCTCTTCCACTTCCAGGAGGAAGGCCCGGGCGTCGTCTTCTGGCATGGCAAGGGCTGGCGCATCTTCCAGACGCTCGTCGCCTATATGCGCCGCCGACTCGCTGTTGATTATGAAGAAGTCAACGCGCCGCAGGTGCTCGACACCTCGCTTTGGGAAACGTCGGGTCACTGGGGCTGGTATCAGGAGAACATGTTCGCTGTGAAATCGGCGCATGCGATGACGCATCCGGAAGACAAGGAGGCTGATAACCGCGTCTTTGCGCTGAAGCCGATGAACTGCCCCGGTCATGTGCAGATCTTCAAGCATGGCCTGAAGTCCTATCGCGAACTGCCGATCCGTCTGGCGGAATTCGGTCTCGTGCATCGCTACGAGCCTTCGGGCGCACTGCATGGCCTGATGCGGGTGCGCGGCTTCACGCAGGACGACGCGCACATCTTCTGCACGGACGAGCAGATGGCGGCCGAATGCCTGAAGATCAACGATCTCATCCTGTCGGTCTACGAAGACTTCGGCTTCAAGGAAATCGTCGTCAAGCTTTCCACCCGGCCGGAAAAGCGCGTCGGCTCCGATGCTCTCTGGGATCGCGCCGAAGCCGTCATGACCGATGTCCTGAAGACGATCGAGGCGCAGTCCGAGGGCCGCATCAAGACCGGCATCCTGCCGGGGGAGGGCGCCTTCTACGGGCCGAAGTTCGAATATACGCTGAAGGACGCGATCGGCCGCGAATGGCAGTGCGGCACGACGCAGGTCGACTTCAACCTGCCGGAACGCTTCGGCGCCTTCTACATCGACAGCAACTCCGAAAAGACGCAGCCAGTGATGATCCACCGCGCCATCTGCGGCTCGATGGAGCGGTTCCTCGGCATCCTCATCGAGAACTTCGCCGGTCACATGCCGCTCTGGGTATCGCCGCTGCAGGTGGTGGTCGCAACGATCACTTCCGAAGCTGACGCCTATGGGCTTGAAGTCGCCGAGGCGCTGCGCGATGCCGGCCTCAACGTCGAGACCGACTTCCGCAACGAGAAGATCAACTACAAGATCCGCGAGCACTCGGTCACCAAGGTTCCTGTCATCATCGTCTGCGGCAGGAAGGAGGCCGAGGAGCGCACGGTCAACATCCGCCGCCTCGGCAGCCAGGACCAGGTTTCGATGGAGCTTGACGCCGCCGTCGAGAGCCTCATGCTCGAGGCGACGCCGCCCGACGTCCGTCGCAAAGCCGAGGCAAAGAAAGTCAAGGCGGCCTGA
- a CDS encoding iron-sulfur cluster assembly scaffold protein, translating to MDDIYNSKILEFAGNIPLTGTLDDADATAQAHSRLCGSKVRIWLKMDGDVVTGFSHDVKACALGQASSSIMARHVVGATSGELRQARLDMLAMLKADGAGPGGRFEDMRYLLPVRDYKARHASTMLTFDAVVDAIGQIEAKQAEVVEA from the coding sequence ATGGACGACATCTACAACAGCAAAATCCTCGAATTCGCCGGCAATATTCCGTTGACCGGGACGCTTGATGATGCCGATGCGACCGCCCAGGCGCACTCCAGGCTTTGCGGCTCAAAGGTGCGGATCTGGCTGAAGATGGATGGCGATGTCGTGACCGGTTTTTCCCATGACGTGAAGGCCTGTGCGCTCGGCCAGGCCTCGTCCTCGATCATGGCCCGCCATGTTGTCGGCGCGACATCGGGCGAATTGCGGCAGGCGCGTCTGGACATGCTCGCCATGCTGAAGGCGGATGGGGCAGGGCCCGGCGGACGGTTCGAAGACATGCGTTATCTCCTGCCCGTGCGGGACTACAAGGCCCGCCATGCTTCGACGATGCTGACCTTCGACGCGGTCGTCGACGCGATCGGGCAGATCGAGGCGAAACAGGCGGAAGTTGTCGAGGCGTAA
- a CDS encoding DUF1697 domain-containing protein, translated as MSMFVALLHSIVLSPDRRVIMEDLRALARELGYREPRTLVSTGNLVFEADQIRPHELEVALEEGFEEKFGKHVDIIVRSDCTWMALCGTNPFRDGSGDQVIVRVMRLPIDPEKVEALKPLMAEGQRLAVVGGDLWIDFAGKPSQSKLLSALTTKRLGVGTMRNWNTVCGLAQMIM; from the coding sequence ATGAGCATGTTTGTCGCCCTCCTGCACAGCATCGTGCTCTCGCCCGACCGCCGGGTGATCATGGAAGACTTGCGCGCGCTTGCCAGAGAACTCGGCTATCGCGAGCCGCGCACGCTGGTTTCAACGGGCAATCTGGTTTTCGAGGCCGACCAAATACGTCCGCATGAACTCGAGGTCGCGCTGGAAGAGGGTTTCGAAGAGAAGTTCGGCAAACATGTCGATATCATCGTGCGCAGCGACTGCACCTGGATGGCGCTCTGCGGCACCAATCCCTTCCGGGACGGCAGCGGAGACCAGGTGATCGTCCGGGTAATGCGCCTGCCGATCGATCCTGAGAAGGTGGAGGCGCTGAAACCGCTGATGGCGGAAGGGCAACGCCTCGCCGTCGTCGGCGGCGATCTCTGGATCGATTTCGCCGGCAAACCGAGCCAATCGAAACTGCTTTCGGCGCTGACGACCAAGCGCCTCGGCGTCGGAACCATGCGCAACTGGAACACCGTTTGCGGTCTTGCGCAGATGATCATGTGA